The genomic region TGCTGGTACTCGCCGACGATCGCGTCCTTGTCACTGCCGATCGCGGCCCAGTCGGGGAAGACGATCGGCGCGCCCTGGGGGATGGTCGGCGTGGGCGCCCCAGGCCGGGTGGGGTAGGAGCCGGACTCGCCGACCACCGCCTGTCCGTCGTCCCCGACGACGAAGGAGATGAAGTCCTTCGCGACCTGGGAGTCGGCGCTGCCGGTGGCCAGCGCGATCGGCCCGTAGATGGCCACGGCTCCGGGCTCGGGCCAGGCGACAGCCACCGGGGAGCCGTCTTCGACGGCCGCGTAGGCCGCGTTGGCGATCGTGATGCCGGCGTCGTAGATGCCCTGGGAGACCCCGGCGGTGACGTCGTTGGGCGTGCCCACCTGTACCGCGCCGTTGCCGCGGAGCTGGACGTAGAAGTCCAGGCCGTAGTCCGGCTCGGAGGCGAACCAGCCCAGCGCGCCCAGCGCCGAGGCGGCCACCGAGGGGTCGGGCACGGCCACCGCGTAGTCGCCGGCGGCCAGGTCTGACCACGTCTGCGGGGCCGGGACGTCCGTGCGGTGCAGCGCGAGCATGTAGAGCACGGCGACGCCGACGTAGTCGTCCGTGCGGAACTCCCCGGGGATGGCCGCGGCCTCGGGCGGCGTCCACCCGCCCACGAGCCCCTCGTCGACGAAGGCCTGCACGGTCAGGGGATCGCAGCCCCAGATGACGTCCGCCCGCAGCCCGCCCGAGCGCACATCGGCCGCCACCCGTGCGTTCAGCTCACCGGTGGGCGCGCGGAACAGCTCGACCTGCGCGCCGTCGGCGCGGTCCTCGAAGGCGTCGATCAACGGCTGGATCGTCGTGTCGCTGACGCAGGTGTACAGGGTGATCGTCTCGGCCGCTCCAGCCCCGGCCTCGCCGGCCTCCGCGCTACAGGCCGGGACGGCCACGAGAACTGCCGACAGCAGTCCGCATGCTCGTCGCCGGCTGCCACGTGCGACGCGTCCGGCAGGTCGCCCGACCGGCCTCGTCCTCATCGAGTGATCACCCGGGACAGGCTAGGGCGACCGCCTGCACCTGTCAGCTCCTGGAGCCGCGTAGGCTGACGGCGGGTCAGACGCGGGCCGGGCGCAACCGGGGTGCTTCCCGGATGCCGAAGATCTCGCGCAGCGCCACGCGGGCGGCGTTGTCCCCGCACATCCCGTGCACCGCGGGTCCCGGCGGGGTCGCCGCGGACGCCAGATACGTGCCCCGCACGGGTGTCTTGTACGGATTCCACCGCGGTACCGGGCGGGCGAGCATCTGCCACATCGAGGCCTCTCCGTTGGAGATCTCGCCGCCGATGTTGTTGGGGTTGTACGCCTCCAGTTGGCGGGCGTTCGTCGTGTGCCGGTCGAGGACGGTGTCCCGGAAGCCGGGGGCGAACCGTTCGATCTGCGTCTCGATCCGGTCGGTCATGTCGACGTCGGAGCCGTGCGGGACGTGGACGTACGCCCAGAGGACGTGCCGGCCGGACGGTGCCCGGGTCGGATCCACCACGGTGGGCTGGACGGCGAGCACGAAGGGCCGCTCGGGGTTCCGGCCGGCTGCCGGAGCGGACTCTGCGGCGACGGTCTCGTCCAGCGTGCCGGCCAGGTGCACGGTGCCGGCCCGACGGACCTCGGGATTGGTCCAGGGGACCGGTTCGGACAGCGCCCAGTCCACCTTGAAGACGCCGGGCCCGTGCCGGTAGCGGGCCACCCACCGCCGGTAGCCCTCGTGCACCCCGTCGCCGGCCATCCGGACGAAGGCCGACGGTGAGGTGTCGAGCAGGACGGCGGGCACGCCATCGAACTCCCTCAGGTCCGTCACCTCGTGCCCGGTGACCACCTCGCCACCCTGCTCCTCCAGCGCGGTCACCATCGCGTCGGCCAGCCGCTGCGATCCACCCTCCACCAGAGGCCAGCCGACGTGGTG from Blastococcus colisei harbors:
- a CDS encoding extracellular solute-binding protein; translation: MAVPACSAEAGEAGAGAAETITLYTCVSDTTIQPLIDAFEDRADGAQVELFRAPTGELNARVAADVRSGGLRADVIWGCDPLTVQAFVDEGLVGGWTPPEAAAIPGEFRTDDYVGVAVLYMLALHRTDVPAPQTWSDLAAGDYAVAVPDPSVAASALGALGWFASEPDYGLDFYVQLRGNGAVQVGTPNDVTAGVSQGIYDAGITIANAAYAAVEDGSPVAVAWPEPGAVAIYGPIALATGSADSQVAKDFISFVVGDDGQAVVGESGSYPTRPGAPTPTIPQGAPIVFPDWAAIGSDKDAIVGEYQQVFGG
- a CDS encoding phytoene desaturase family protein; the protein is MNGKPDAVVVGAGPNGLAAALRLAAAGLRVQVLERNARAGGGLRTAELTRPGFAHDVCAAAHPMAAAAPFFHEFDLAARGVRLVHPEIPYAHPLDGGRAALAKPSLEETAEAFGPDGPAYRRLLGPLVEHGDEVVDYILGSAFRRPPVHGIPALAFFAVNGLPSVRWLMRRWFRTDDPGALLAGAAAHGMLPLTRGLTGGLGLLLGMLAHHVGWPLVEGGSQRLADAMVTALEEQGGEVVTGHEVTDLREFDGVPAVLLDTSPSAFVRMAGDGVHEGYRRWVARYRHGPGVFKVDWALSEPVPWTNPEVRRAGTVHLAGTLDETVAAESAPAAGRNPERPFVLAVQPTVVDPTRAPSGRHVLWAYVHVPHGSDVDMTDRIETQIERFAPGFRDTVLDRHTTNARQLEAYNPNNIGGEISNGEASMWQMLARPVPRWNPYKTPVRGTYLASAATPPGPAVHGMCGDNAARVALREIFGIREAPRLRPARV